DNA from Leucobacter aridicollis:
CAGCGCGCGCCCCGTGTGCGTGAGCAGCTCTTCGGAAGCGGCCGACTGCTTCACGACAGCACCCCGCGGCGCGAGGTTGCCGCGCACCACGGCGATGCCGGAGCCGGGAGCCTTGACCGGATTGTCGAGCGGCCGAATCACCTCGGGGTTGTACACCTCGGCGCCCGCGTAGTTCTCGCCGAACGTCTTGCCGCTCACCGTGAGCGTGTCACGGTGCAGCAGATCGCCGAGGGTCTCCGCGAACCCGGCGGTGCCGCCCGCATACTCAAAGTCCTCCATGAGGAACCGCCCGCTCGGCATGAGATCGGCGATGACCGGCACGTCGCGGACGAGCGTGTCGAAGTCGTCGAGCGTCAGCTCCACGCCGACGCGGCGAGCGAGCGCGAGCAGGTGGATCACCGCGTTCGTGGAGCCACCGAGAGCTGCGTTCGCACGAACGCCGTTCTCGAACGCCTCGCGGGTGAGGATCTTCGACGGGCGCAGATCCTCCTCGACCATCTCGACGATGCGGCGCCCAGCGAGGTGGGCGGCAGTCGAACGGCGCGAATCGTTCGCAGGCAGCGCGGCGGTGCCAGGCAGCTGCATGCCCATGAACTCCGACACGCACGCCATCGTCGACGCGGTGCCCATCGTCATACAGTGGCCCTGGCTGCGCGCCATGCACCCCTCGGCCTCGGTGACGGCGGCCTCGTCGATCTGCCCGGCGCGGTACGCCTCTGTGAAGCGCCAGACCGAGGTGCCTGAGCCGATGTCACCGCCGCGGTACTTACCGTTGAGCATCGGCCCGCCGGTGATGAGCAGCGACGGGATATCGACTGAGGCGGCGCCCATGAGGTAGGCCGGGGTGGTCTTGTCGCACCCGGCGAGCAGCACGACGCCGTCGAGCGGATTCGCACGCAGCGTCTCCTCGAGATCCATCGCCATGAGGTTGCGCAGTAGCATCGCGGTCGGGCGCACGAGCGGCTCGCCCGCAGAAGTCGTGGGGAACTCGAAGGGCACGCCGCCCGCCTGCCAGATCCCGCGCTTCACATGCTCAGCGAGCACCCGAAGGTGAATGTTGCAGCTCGTGAGCTCACTCCACGAGTTCGCGATGCCGATGACGGGGCGGCCCCGGAACGTATCGTCGGGGAGCCCCTCACTGCGCATCCAGGAGCGGTGCATGAACCCGGTCTTGCCGTCGGCTCCGAACCACTTCGCGCTGCGCAGGCCCTCGCCCCAGTCGTGGGTCGAGCCAAGATTCTTCGCGCTCATGCTGTGAACCTCGGGAGATTGGCTGCCTGGGCCGCGAGCAGGTCGTCCGTGAGCGCCGCGGCGCGGTCGCTATCGAGCACTGCTCCGTCGGCGATCATCGCCTCAATGACGAGGTCGCGGTTGCCCGTCAGGGCAGCCTCGACTGCGATGTCCACCGACGAGAGCCGGCGGGCGAGCACGCTCGTGAGCGGCCCCCCGAGGTCGGGGACGGCGATGGGGCGGATCCCGCGCGCGGTTGCGACTCCAGGAACTTCGACGGCCGACCAGTCGGGCAGGCCAGGTACCGTGCCGTTGTTGATCACGTTGCAGCTGAACATCTCGCGCGAATCAAAGGTGATCGAGCGAATGATTGAGATGAGCTGTTCCTGCTCGCCGCCGCTGCGCTCGAAGATGGATTCGTCGAGCGGATCCTCGCCGTTCGCCTGGCGACGCATGGACTGGTAGCGATTCTCGCCCCAATCGAGGATCTCGGGAAGGCTGAACGCGTCAACGCCGAGCTTCTTGCCATAGTAGTCGCCGTTCGCGAAACGCTCGGGGAAGAATTCGACAATGTGGCGGTCGCCCGCGGCTGCGAATGCGCCGTAACGATGGAACAGCTCCCACGCGTAGGGGTTGTGCCACGCGGAGGGGGTGTCGTAAAAAATGTTCCCGATCTCATCGGGGTTCGGGGTGACGGCGAGCTCACGCTCGACGCGCTCACGCACAATCGGCCAGGCGTCCCGCCCGTCGAGACGGAAGTCGTAGATGAACGTGAGGTGGTTGATGCCGGCGTACAGCGTCGACGTGCGCTCGAACGGAGCATCGATGAGCTGGGCAAGTTCGCGCTGGATGTGGTGCACCCCGTGGCAGAGGCCGACGACATCGAGCCCGGTCTGCTGGTGGATCGCCTGCACGTTGGCGGTCATTGGATTCGAGTAGTTGAAGAAGTGCGCCTCAGGTGCGAGTTCGGCAATGTCATGGGCGATATCGACGAGGACGGGTGTCGTCCGCAGCAGCCTGCTGATGCCGCCGGGCATAATCGAGTCGCCGACCGGCTGATAGACGCCGTGGCGCTGCACGATCTCGTGATCGAGCTGCCAGGCCGGGCGGCCGCCCACCCCCACGCACGTGACGATGAAGTCTGCGCCGGGGAGGACGGCGCGGCGGTCGTCGCTGCGCACCACGCGAATCTTGCCCTCGGCTCCGCGCGCGGAAACCATGGCCTCGGCGAGGTCCGCCGCGACATTCAACGCCTCAGTGTTGATGTCGACGAGGCGGATCTCCCAGTGCCCGAGGTCTGTTGCGCCGATGAGGTCGGCGAGTAGGCCGCGGGTGAAGACCGCGGACCCTGCCCCGATGAGAACGAGGACGCGTCGTTCGGATGTCATTGCTTGCTCCTTTGCCAGCGGTGAAACGAGAGTTGTGCGGGATCTATTGGGTTCGCTGCGAACGGTAGACGTAGCGGTTGGTGAGTTCGCCCAGGCCCTCCACGCCGCAGACGACGGTCTGGCCGTGTTGCACGTAGCGCGGGGGAGTACGGAAGCCGCCGGCACCTGCCGGGGTGCCGCTGAGCACAATGTCGCC
Protein-coding regions in this window:
- a CDS encoding IlvD/Edd family dehydratase, which gives rise to MSAKNLGSTHDWGEGLRSAKWFGADGKTGFMHRSWMRSEGLPDDTFRGRPVIGIANSWSELTSCNIHLRVLAEHVKRGIWQAGGVPFEFPTTSAGEPLVRPTAMLLRNLMAMDLEETLRANPLDGVVLLAGCDKTTPAYLMGAASVDIPSLLITGGPMLNGKYRGGDIGSGTSVWRFTEAYRAGQIDEAAVTEAEGCMARSQGHCMTMGTASTMACVSEFMGMQLPGTAALPANDSRRSTAAHLAGRRIVEMVEEDLRPSKILTREAFENGVRANAALGGSTNAVIHLLALARRVGVELTLDDFDTLVRDVPVIADLMPSGRFLMEDFEYAGGTAGFAETLGDLLHRDTLTVSGKTFGENYAGAEVYNPEVIRPLDNPVKAPGSGIAVVRGNLAPRGAVVKQSAASEELLTHTGRALVWDTLDAYLADADDPELEVTADDILVVRNVGPRGYPGMPEVGNLPLPRKLLEAGVTDMVRISDARMSGTSYGTVVLHVAPEAAAGGPLALVRTGDTITLDVPSRSLHLHVDDAELAARKTGWVAPQVPGSERGWTRLYIEHVTQADEGLDLDFLQGSSGAAVGPQAF